Below is a window of Janthinobacterium lividum DNA.
CGCTACCATGATTCCATTTTCCATACTCGACCTGGCCCCCATCGCCGAAGGCAGCGACGCCAGCCAGTCGTTCAAGAACACGCTCGACCTGGCGCAGCACGGCGAACGCTGGGGCTACCAGCGCTACTGGCTGGCCGAACACCACGGCATGCCCGGCATCGCCAGCGCCGCCACGGCCGTCGTCATCGCCCATGTGGCGGCCGGCACGAAAACCATCCGCGTGGGCGCGGGCGGCGTGATGCTGCCGAACCACTCGCCGCTGGTCATCGCGGAACAGTTCGGCACCCTGGAAGCGCTGCATCCGGGCCGCATCGACCTGGGCCTGGGCCGTGCGCCCGGCTCCGACCAGACGACGGCGCGCGCCCTGCGCCGCGACCTGCAGTCCGACGCGGAACAGTTTCCGCAAGACGTGCTGGAATTGATCGACTATATGTCCGACGAGCCGCGCCAGCGCGTGCTGGCCGTGCCCGGCAAAGGCGCGAAAGTGCCCGTGTGGATACTGGGGTCGAGCCTGTTCGGCGCCCAGCTGGCCGCCCACCTGGGCTTGCCGTATGCGTTTGCCTCGCACTTCGCGCCGCAAATGATGAAGCAAGCCGTGGCCTATTACCGCGAACACTTCAAGCCATCGAAGCAGCTGGCCAAGCCGTACGTGATGCTGGGCTTCAATGTGTTTGCCGCCGACACGGATGCGGAGGCGCACCTGCGCGCCACGTCGATGCAGCAAGCATTCGTCAACCTGCGCACGGGCCGCCCGTCGCGCTTGCAGCCGCCCGTGCCCGGCTATCTGGAACAGCTGGGGCCGCAGGAACGCGCCATGCTCGATTCCGTCCTGTCCTGCACGGCCATCGGCGCGCCGGAGACCATCAAGGCCAAGATGGCCGCCTTCATCGCCGAGACGGGCGCCGACGAGCTGATGATCACCTCGCAGATCTTCGAGCACCAGCACCGTCTGCGCT
It encodes the following:
- a CDS encoding LLM class flavin-dependent oxidoreductase; this translates as MIPFSILDLAPIAEGSDASQSFKNTLDLAQHGERWGYQRYWLAEHHGMPGIASAATAVVIAHVAAGTKTIRVGAGGVMLPNHSPLVIAEQFGTLEALHPGRIDLGLGRAPGSDQTTARALRRDLQSDAEQFPQDVLELIDYMSDEPRQRVLAVPGKGAKVPVWILGSSLFGAQLAAHLGLPYAFASHFAPQMMKQAVAYYREHFKPSKQLAKPYVMLGFNVFAADTDAEAHLRATSMQQAFVNLRTGRPSRLQPPVPGYLEQLGPQERAMLDSVLSCTAIGAPETIKAKMAAFIAETGADELMITSQIFEHQHRLRSYEITAQVHAELAQQQ